The DNA window GCCCTTACTGATTTTTAAAACTCATACTTAATTGTCTCAGTTGGATTACATCTTCCCTCACTCATCGGATGGTTTTATAAATCGAACGAGTCCCAGCATACAAAGACCTTGGTGTGATATAACAgttgagacattttttttttttttaacatacgaCTGAGCTTGTTAAGAAACTAAGATTtgaagtgtatttttttttttacagaaactgATCTAGTCTCTCTCagtcagcaggaagcagattgtgtAGTCAACCTTTCTACCGGTTCTCaattatggtgatactattaaTAAAAGAGcaaacccgttcacagggttggttaactctagAGACTACATTGGTGTCTATAGAGTTCGGTAGCGTTCAGCATTTGGTTCCCTTGTGCCTTGCGTGTGTCGAATGATCTACAATGCACTTTAAAATTGGAGGAATTGGTGCTCTAGGGCCTTTCAGACGGTTGTTAGGGACTGTTTACTAAAGaagtgcttttttttttaaatgattgcgTTTCACTTttcgtgtattgttgtgtataacACCGTGTATATTGTGTTTATGAATGTGTAGTTGAATGTGTTATTGTATATTAATGTGTATATGAATTGGTAGTTTAATGTGTATTGTGGTGCTATACAGGCctcatctggaaaagagaccttggtctcagcattgactccctgtcaaaataaaggtcaGATTAATAAACTCTCCAGCACattaggtggtggtggtggtgatggtattCAAGTTGAGTTCATTTGTGAACTTCCAATACAGtcataaaaataaaagaagacgAAGATAGCCCTAAATGTGCTGTCCATGACCATGTTGTCACAGAAGACCCATTGCAAGGATAGGTGTGAATTTCAATACTTATAGAGTTGCTTATGTATCCTCACTTCACATCACGCTCCTCTCCTCAACTTATTTCTCTTCTTGGACAATCACATTGAAAGCACAGGAAGCTTCCCTCCAATGGATATTCTCTCATGACTTTTTAGGCTTCTTAGCTGAGTGAATCCCTCTCCACACCGAGAGCAgtgataaggcttctctccactgTGTGATCTCTGATGATTCTTTAGGTCTCCAGCCAAACGAAAATTATTTCCGCACAGTGAGCAGTGGTAAGGTTTCTCCCCTGTATGAATTCTCTGGTGATCTCTAAGGCTTCCTGAATgattgaagctcttcccacatgttgtgcagtggtaaggcttctctccactaTGTACTCTTTCGTGTCTCTTAAGGTTGACTTTTTcactgaaactcttcccacattgtgAGCAGAGAAaagtttctctccagtgtgtactcTTTGATGATTCTTAAGATTACTTGAGGAAGtgaaactctttccacattgaGGACAGGGGTAACGACCACGATCAGGCAGTCTTGATGTATCTGGGTCAACTACACCACTATTGTCCTCCTCTTCAACTTCTCTCATTTCCTTCTCATCAATTttcttccatcctcctcctctttgacaaTCATATTGAAAGTACAGTCACCATCCTCCTCTTTGACAATCACATTGAAAGTAGAGGGAGGTGTCTCTCCAATATGCATTTTCTGATGGCTTTTAAGACTTTTTAGTTGAGGGAATCCCTccccacactgagagcagtggtaaggcttctttCCACAGTGTGATCTCAGATGATTCTTTAGGTTTCCAGCGAAACAAACTATTCCAAGAGAGcaatggtaaggcttctcccctgtatgtattctctgGTGTTTCTTAAGGTTTCCTGGCTGACTAAAACTCTTCCGACAAagagagcagtggtaaggcttctcccctgtatgtACTCTTTGGTGTTCCTTAAGACTTCCAGAAcgattgaagcttttcccacactGGKTGCAGTGATAAGGCTTCTCCCCACTATGTACCTTCTTATGTCTCGTGAGATTGAATTTTTCACggaaactcttcccacatgtgACACAGTGAAATGGTTTCTCTCGAGTGTGTACTCTTTGATGATTCTTTAGATTACCTGAGGAAcggaaactcttcccacactgatggCAGGGGAAACGACCACGAGCAGATAGACTTGATGTATCTGGGTCAACTACACCACTAGTTTCCTGCTCTTCCTTAACTTCGCTCTTTACCTTCTCATCGATATCcttttcatcctcctcctctttgacaaTCACATTGAAAGTACTGGCAGGCTTCTCTCCACTGTGCGATCTCTGATGAGTCTTCAGGTCTCCTGCTCGACTGAAACCTTTTCCACAAAGAGAGCAGTGGTGAGGCTTCTCTCCACTGTGCGATCTYTGATGASTCTTCAGGCCTCCTGCTYGACCGAAACCCTTTCCAcattgggagcagtggtaaggtttctctccagtgtgaactCTCTGGTGATTCTTTAGATTACCTGAGGAACtgaaactctttccacattgaGGACAGGGGTAACGACCACGAAGTCTTGATGTATCTGGGTCAACTACACCACTagtttccttctcttcctcaactcctctcttttccttctcatcctcctcctctttgacaaTCACATTGAGAGTACAGTTACCCTCCTCCTCTTTGATAATCACATTGAAAGTACTGGCAGGCTTCTCTCCACTGTGCGACCTCTGATGAGTCTTCAGGCCTCCTGCTCGACTGAAACACTTCCCACAAAGAGAGCATTGGTGAGGCTTCTCTCCACTGTGCGACCTCTGATGAGTCTTCMGGTCTCCTGCTCGACTGAAACACTTCCCACATTGAGGACAGGGGTAACTCCCACAACCAGGCAGTCTTGATGCTGTGGAACTGGGCTCGTTGACTGAGTCTGGGTTGGGGCTCTCTCCTGTAAGAATATGAACAGATATAGGGTAAAAAACAGACAGAGGAACAAAGTATTTTAGCTTAATACAAAGCagaatcaatgagttagccagctaacttgcctaaatattctgaattaacattttattcaacaaccaaaaacatatgtttacatttcttaatgaaccagaaaatcaatGGCTATTTTGGGCTGTTCAACTCTCTGAACCAAAGAGGATTTTAGCCTGAATTTACCTGAGTCAACAGagtccctgtcctcctctctctcttcctcctccccctcattgATTTCTCTCTCCTCGCCCTCCTCCTTGACAATCACATTGAGTTCCACTGTTTGACTGCAGTCCCCCAGCGTCACTGACACCAACTCTGGACCCCGCTGTGAGCTTCTCTGGGCTGGAACACCACAACCAGAACCTGGTTCAGACATGGTAGGCTGGATAGATCTAAAAGAGGAGACCGAAAGAGTTCAGGRTGATTTTCAGAAACTTAGATTATGGTATAGCTCCAGAAAAGACAACAAAAATGTTTCTAAGCTAGTTAACCACACATCCCCTAGGAACCCCTAAAAAAATATAAGATAGAMGGCAACAGCCAGTCAGATTAGGCTATAAgtacaggggcggcaggtagcctagtggttagagcgttgcaagatcgaatccccgagctgacaaggtaaaacgtaggtcgttctgcccctgaacaaggcagttaactcactgttcctaggccgtcattgaaaataagaatttgttcttRactgacttgcctagttaaataaaggtaaaataaattcaGTTGATATTCATATCACTAATATCTAATTACCACCCCATCCTCAGTATTCAAACAGGTAACACAAGCACTGTGTGTTAGAATTAGGGGCAATTCCAaggtaacagagtgatgctgagacacAGAGttgtcactttaaaaatgtatgaaaaaccaATGAATGCAMagttaaacaaaccatacaactccatGGAGCACAAGGACTATTTCCActgaacaaaccatacaactccatGGAGCACAAGGACTATTTCCActgaacaaaccatacaactccatGGAGCACAAGGACTATTTCCACTGAACAAATCATACaactccactatggcctattcattgccttacctcccttatcctaccacatttgaacacactgtatatagactttttatattgtattattgactgtatgtttgtttattccatgtgcaactctgtgttgtggtttgtgtcacactgctttgctttatcctcttgcgccaggtcgcagttgtaaatgagaattgttctcaactggcctcctgtgtcacgcctgaccttagttatctttgttttcttattattttggttaggtcagggtgtgacgagggtggtatgtgtgtttgtgcttgtctaggggtttttgtatatctatggggttttggtattgtctaggtaaatgtaggtctatggtggcctgaattggttcccaatcagagacaacgataacagcctggatcctatttaggttgccattttccattttggtttggtggttattgtctatgtgatgttgcatgtctgcactcgtatTATTATCTTCAGGTTCGttttgttagtgtttgtttagtgtttattcGTTCATTAAAAGAAGATTGTATACATAatcgcgctgcgccttggtctcatcgttaCGACAAAACGtgacaacctggttaaataaaggtgaaatacattatacatacacatcattttttttaaatgcacaagGACTATTTCCACTGAACATTCTACAACGTTTGATAACAATGACAGCAAACAGCACAAACCGTTAAACTGTTATTAAACTTTatatctgcactgttcttcaagtaaatgtgtttttgtataaTTTTCAACGTCAGCGAGACTAAAAGGCGCTGACAGTATACTACAGGAACGGAgtggccgagcacgcccccacttcacatcgacgggtctgtagtggaggggtcgagagcttcaagttcccttGTGTTACATCACtaaggaactatcatggtccaaaaacacAGCCCGGCAAGCATTGaggggtagtgtgtatggcccagtacttcactggggccgagctccctgccatccagggccttaTACCAGGTggcgtcagaggaaggacctaaaaatggTCGAAGACTCATCTACCCAGTCATCTACTGCAACGGCCAGCGGTACCAGAGTACCAAGTTTGGCAACCAAAGgctctaacagcttctaccccaagccatagactgctgaacagcttctacccagccatcagactgctgaacagctttctccccccaagccatcagattgctgaacagcttctacccccaagcacaTCAGattgctgaacagcttctaccctaagccattcagactgctgaacagcttctaccccgcaagccatcagactgctgaacagcttctacccgcaagccattcagactgctgaacagcttctacccccgaagccatcagactgctgaacagttcatcaaatggctacccggactatttgcattgacccccttttgttTGTTGCACTGATTCTCTGTGCACCCcctcacaacatacacacacaacacacaccacacacattcacactctgtaaaacgtaccagtcaaaagtttggaaccaccactcattcaaggtttttctttctttattctacattgtagaataatagtgaagacatcaacactatgaaataagactcatatggaaacatgtagtaaccaacaaaaaagtgtcaaacaaatctaaatatattttatatttgagattcttcaaagtagccaccctttgccttgtgacagctttgcacactcttggcattctctcaatcagcctcatgaggtagtcacctggaatgcatttccatattaacaggtgtgccttgttaaaagttacatTTGTGAATTTATTTCGCTttctaatgcgtttgagccaatcagttgtgttgtgacaaggtggggtgtATACAGATGAtaagccctgtttggtaaaatccAAGTCATattatgcaagaacagctcaaataagtaagagaaattaaggtcagtcaatccggaaaatttctagaactttgaatgtttcttcaagtgcagtcaaaaacctcaggcgctatgatgaaactagctctcatgaggaacgccacgggaaggaagacccagagttaccctgcctgcagaggacaagttcattagagttaactgcacctcagaattgcagcccaaaatgcttcaccgagttcaagtaacagaacacactcaacttcaactgtatcaagaGGAGACTggttgaatcaggccttcatgctaaaggacaccaataagaagagacttgcttgggccaaataaacacaagcaatggacattagaccggtggaaatctgtcctttggtctgatgagtccaaattcttGGTTCCAACCACGTGTCTTTGACACGCAGAGTAgtgtgaacggattatctccgcatgtgtggttctcaccagTGACgcatgaggaggaggtgtgatggtgctttgctggtgacactgtctgagatttatttagaattcaacgcACAGTTAaccgcatggctaccacagcagttCTGCAGCGATACCCTCCCATCGGGTtggcacttagtgggactatcatctgtttttcaacagacaatgacgccaaaacacacctccagcactgtgtaagggctatttgactaaggagagtgatggagtgctgcatcagatgacctggcttccaaaTCACCcgcctcaacccaaatgagatggtttgggatgagcttggactgcagagtgaggaaagcagccaacaagtgctcagcatatgtgggaaccctTGAAGACTGTTGGGAAAAGCATCGTTTTAACACTTTTCTACAGATTCCATGTGCTaatttttatagttttgatgtcttcactattaaaaaatagtaaaaatagaaaataccCCTGGTAAAGGAGTAGAGTTTGTGCAAATTTTGAACTGGTATGTAAGCTGCTGTACGTCTATTATATCACCTGCctccaaaaaaataaagggaacactaaacacACCACTAGTAACTCCAGTCAATCACACGGTCtgttgaaatcaaactgtccacttaggaagcaacacttgaTTGACCATAAATTTCCACATGCTGTTGtcgcaaatggaatagacaaaagggtgGAAAATATAGGCAATTTAGCCTATATgaagtttgctgtgtcttgtCAGCGTAGTTCCAGAGCATGAGGcgcctaccaggagacaggccagtacatcagagagacgtggaggaggcgcgTAGGAGGCAACacacagcagcaggacgctacctcgcCTTGGGAGCGACTAACCAGAGCCCTGGAAaattgacctccagcagccacaaatgtgctgtgtctgctcaacggtcagaaacaggactccagagggtggtatgagggccgacgtacCACAGGTGGGGTTTGTGCTTCAGCCCAACACCGGCAGCGCACGGTTTGCATTTGCCAGAAACACCAGCTtagcaaattcgccactggccgcCCTGTGCCTCTTCACAGATGAGGAGCAGGTTACACTGAGCACtgaagcacatgtgacagacttgatagagtctggagacgccgtgtgAGAACTGTCTGCTGCCTGCACCATCCT is part of the Salvelinus sp. IW2-2015 unplaced genomic scaffold, ASM291031v2 Un_scaffold5804, whole genome shotgun sequence genome and encodes:
- the LOC112078522 gene encoding zinc finger protein 436-like — encoded protein: MSEPGSGCGVPAQRSSQRGPELVSVTLGDCSQTVELNVIVKEEGEEREINEGEEEEREEDRDSVDSGESPNPDSVNEPSSTASRLPGCGSYPCPQCGKCFSRAGDXKTHQRSHSGEKPHQCSLCGKCFSRAGGLKTHQRSHSGEKPASTFNVIIKEEEGNCTLNVIVKEEEDEKEKRGVEEEKETSGVVDPDTSRLRGRYPCPQCGKSFSSSGNLKNHQRVHTGEKPYHCSQCGKGFGXAGGLKXHQRSHSGEKPHHCSLCGKGFSRAGDLKTHQRSHSGEKPASTFNVIVKEEEDEKDIDEKVKSEVKEEQETSGVVDPDTSSLSARGRFPCHQCGKSFRSSGNLKNHQRVHTREKPFHCVTCGKSFREKFNLTRHKKVHSGEKPYHCXQCGKSFNRSGSLKEHQRVHTGEKPYHCSLCRKSFSQPGNLKKHQRIHTGEKPYHCSLGIVCFAGNLKNHLRSHCGKKPYHCSQCGEGFPQLKSLKSHQKMHIGETPPSTFNVIVKEEDGDCTFNMIVKEEEDGRKLMRRK